DNA sequence from the Pedobacter sp. W3I1 genome:
ACCTGCTTTAAATGCCAATCTCATTATCAAAACCGATACAGAAAGTCCTGCCCAGAGTAGAGATAAGCTGTTTCTTGAGATCATTTCAAAGATCAGTACCCTTTCTTAACTACTTTTCTATTAAAGCTTTCCCGTCTGATTTTTTCTGGTCTGATTGATATCCACGTGATTTAATGCATTTATGGCGTTTAGTCAATCGATTGCGCAGTGTTTTCGCGTGTAAGTAGGCAGTTTAATCCCTAATATTATCCAACTAAAAATTAAAAGTCATTTATCTTTTAGCCACAGTCAGCTATAACCAAAACCGCTATGATTACAATTTACAAACCCACAGATGAGGATTGTAGGAGAACTATTCCTATATCAAACCGTTCATTTTTTAATGCTCTTTTTAAATTTATTTATTGTTCTTTATTTCTTTTGCTCCCTATTGCAGCCAGTGCGCAGACGGTTGTAACCGGTACGGTAAAAGACGAAAAAGGCCTTCCGGCTGTAGGTACATCGGTAACAGAAACGGATGTAAAAAATGGAACCTCTGTTGATGGCAATGGAAAGTTCACCCTTACCCTAAAAGGAAAACTAAGAGTCTTAAATTTCGCGTTGGTAGGTTATAAAACACAAAAGGTTACAATTGGAGCCTCAAATGTTGTAACCGTAAATCTTGAAGAAGATTTAAATAAACTGAACGAAGTTGTTGTTGTGGGATATGGAACACAACGCAAAACAGATCTGACAGGTTCCATCAGTTCGATAAAGAGTGAAGATCTGAATCTTGGTGGAACTACATCAAATATCGGGCAGGCCATTCAAGGTAAGGCAGCAGGTGTACAGGTACAGCAAACCAGTTTTGCACCAGGCGCAGGCATGTCGATAACTGTTAGGGGAGGTAATTCCATCAACACAACCAACAGTCCGCTGTACGTTATTGATGGATTTATATCGGATAACGGAAGTACAGTAAACCCGAATGATATTGAAGATATTCAGATTTTAAAAGATGCTTCTTCAGCCGCTATCTATGGTGCCAGAGGAGGTAATGGCGTAGTTTTAATCACAACAAAAAAAGGTAAGGCTGGTAGAGTAGCCATTGATTTAGATCTATCAAATGGTAACCAGTATTTAACCTATGAGCCAGCATTGTTAAATGGTCAACAATATACTGCTATTCAAAATGCTACAGCTATTGAAGACAGTAAACCTGCGCCTTTTCCATCTTCTTTTGCCATTGCAAATACGAATTGGTTGGATGAAGCTACGCAGAAAGCCTCGGTACACAACAGAAGTTTGAGCATCAGCAGTGGCGATCAAAATTCGAAAATTTATGTTTCTGGTAACTACATGAACCAGTTAGGCGTTTTAAAAGGCACGGGTCTTGAGAAATATACAGCAAGAATAGGTGCCGAAAAAAACCTTAATGAGCGTTTAAAGTTAAGCGCTAACTTTTATGGTTCAAGCTCGAAAGTATTGCAACAATCGTACTCGGCAGATATTACCGCACCATTGTTCAGTTTATTAACGGCATTGCCAAATATTCCTGTTTACAATGCTGATGGAACTTATTACCGTTATCAAGGTAAAAACAACGCATTGGCCAGCTTGTTAGAGCCTACCAATACGAGCACCAATAAATTAGCGAATGGAAATATTTCTTTAGACTATCAAATTATTAAAGGATTAACCTATCATTTAGGTGCTGGTGCAGAATATACCAATTTAAATGAGGGACAGTATATTCCAAGAACGCTAACTGCAGGTGCAGTAAACGGAGGGATCGCGGCTCAAAAAAGCTCAACAACATTTAGGTGGTTAGTAGAAAACTATTTAACCTATAAGTTTAAAACAGGAGACCACGATTTTACGGTACTGGCTGGGGTATCTAGTCAAAAAGATGTGAACGATTTTATCGCCGCAGGTAGTAAAGGCTTCCCAACGGATGAGTTTTTATTCTATAACCTGGGTGCTGGCTCAACGCCGAACGGTACCAACGTTACCATCACCAATCTTGGTAACGGATATAATAGCTTTAAAGAACAAGCTACTTTTAATTCGATATATGGAAGGTTAAACTATAATTATAAAGATAAATTATTAACATCCTTTACCTTAAGAAGAGATGGTTCCTCAAAATTCGGTCCCAACTATAGTTATGGATATTTTCCTTCAGGAGCTATTGCTTACAAATTTACTGATGAAGAATTTATCAAAAACCTAAATACCTTTTCTAACTTAAAATTACGGGCAAGTGTTGGTGTAACCGGTAACGATCGTGTTCCAAATTATCTGTATTTATCAACCTTTACAAACTATAGCACTGT
Encoded proteins:
- a CDS encoding TonB-dependent receptor gives rise to the protein MITIYKPTDEDCRRTIPISNRSFFNALFKFIYCSLFLLLPIAASAQTVVTGTVKDEKGLPAVGTSVTETDVKNGTSVDGNGKFTLTLKGKLRVLNFALVGYKTQKVTIGASNVVTVNLEEDLNKLNEVVVVGYGTQRKTDLTGSISSIKSEDLNLGGTTSNIGQAIQGKAAGVQVQQTSFAPGAGMSITVRGGNSINTTNSPLYVIDGFISDNGSTVNPNDIEDIQILKDASSAAIYGARGGNGVVLITTKKGKAGRVAIDLDLSNGNQYLTYEPALLNGQQYTAIQNATAIEDSKPAPFPSSFAIANTNWLDEATQKASVHNRSLSISSGDQNSKIYVSGNYMNQLGVLKGTGLEKYTARIGAEKNLNERLKLSANFYGSSSKVLQQSYSADITAPLFSLLTALPNIPVYNADGTYYRYQGKNNALASLLEPTNTSTNKLANGNISLDYQIIKGLTYHLGAGAEYTNLNEGQYIPRTLTAGAVNGGIAAQKSSTTFRWLVENYLTYKFKTGDHDFTVLAGVSSQKDVNDFIAAGSKGFPTDEFLFYNLGAGSTPNGTNVTITNLGNGYNSFKEQATFNSIYGRLNYNYKDKLLTSFTLRRDGSSKFGPNYSYGYFPSGAIAYKFTDEEFIKNLNTFSNLKLRASVGVTGNDRVPNYLYLSTFTNYSTVLNPGDPLQIGTEPKTLPNPNLKWESTTQYNLGLDMGFLNGRVNATIDLYAKKTSDLLINIPIEQYWGFSSQLVNGGSIQNRGIEFLVNTVNIRNENFTWNTNFNIAVNRQKVLSLGPINQISVNTANPSGTVSGREFSRVVAGRELGELFGYVYSGVIKTGETYAPQPGSKAGDPKYQDTNGDGKITPDDMTFLGNSTPRFTMGLGNDFHYKGFDLNIFFQSSFGYSLYNMNRLVLESTTGADALNRFVAGTNENTDIPREGYFLSSYGSYVNSRFVENASYLRLKSVSFGYSVPTKWLDRIKVIKGLRVYAEAQNLFTITNYTGTDPEVNSHSGSNFGGGIDFNAFPAFRTFSAGVKVTIN